One part of the Glycine soja cultivar W05 chromosome 11, ASM419377v2, whole genome shotgun sequence genome encodes these proteins:
- the LOC114375160 gene encoding pentatricopeptide repeat-containing protein At1g62350 isoform X2, whose product MLVRVGSRNWARWASGVASSPTLSIWRRKKEMGKEGLVVAKELKRLRSDLVWLDLFIQSSVSRLLKSDLVAVLVEFQRQNQVFLCTKLYDIVRKEIWYRPDMFFYRDMLMMLARNKRVEEAKSVWGDLKEEEVLFDQHTFGDIIRAFLDNGLPSEAMDIYEEMRQSPEPPLSLPFRVILKGLIPYPELREKIKDDFLEIFPGMIIYDPPEDLFEDNEQHKDRDN is encoded by the exons ATGT TGGTGCGAGTGGGCTCACGTAACTGGGCCCGGTGGGCTTCAGGTGTGGCCTCGAGCCCAACCCTTTCGATATGGCGGCGAAAGAAGGAGATGGGGAAGGAAGGGCTGGTGGTGGCCAAAGAGCTGAAGAGGCTCCGGTCGGACCTGGTCTGGCTCGACCTCTTCATCCAGTCCAGCGTCTCCCGCTTGCTCAAGTCCGACCTCGTCGCCGTCCTCGTCGAGTTCCAGAGACAGAACCAAGTCTTCCTATGCACCAAG TTGTATGATATAGTCCGGAAAGAAATATGGTATCGGCCAGACATGTTTTTTTATAGGGACATGCTTATGATGCTTGCGCGAAACAAAAGGGTGGAAGAAGCTAAGAGTGTTTGGGGTGATTTGAAAGAGGAGGAAGTTTTATTTGATCAGCATACGTTCGGAGATATCATTAGAGCTTTTCTAGATAACGGATTGCCCTCAGAGGCAATGGACATATATGAAGAAATGAGACAGTCTCCTGAGCCTCCCCTTTCATTGCCTTTTCGCGTGATATTAAAAGGGCTCATTCCCTATCCAGaattaagagagaaaataaaagatgacTTCTTAGAGATTTTCCCAGGTATGATCATCTACGACCCCCCAGAGGACTTGTTCGAAGATAATGAACAACACAAGGATAGAGATAACTAG
- the LOC114375160 gene encoding pentatricopeptide repeat-containing protein At1g62350 isoform X3, whose amino-acid sequence MGKEGLVVAKELKRLRSDLVWLDLFIQSSVSRLLKSDLVAVLVEFQRQNQVFLCTKLYDIVRKEIWYRPDMFFYRDMLMMLARNKRVEEAKSVWGDLKEEEVLFDQHTFGDIIRAFLDNGLPSEAMDIYEEMRQSPEPPLSLPFRVILKGLIPYPELREKIKDDFLEIFPGMIIYDPPEDLFEDNEQHKDRDN is encoded by the exons ATGGGGAAGGAAGGGCTGGTGGTGGCCAAAGAGCTGAAGAGGCTCCGGTCGGACCTGGTCTGGCTCGACCTCTTCATCCAGTCCAGCGTCTCCCGCTTGCTCAAGTCCGACCTCGTCGCCGTCCTCGTCGAGTTCCAGAGACAGAACCAAGTCTTCCTATGCACCAAG TTGTATGATATAGTCCGGAAAGAAATATGGTATCGGCCAGACATGTTTTTTTATAGGGACATGCTTATGATGCTTGCGCGAAACAAAAGGGTGGAAGAAGCTAAGAGTGTTTGGGGTGATTTGAAAGAGGAGGAAGTTTTATTTGATCAGCATACGTTCGGAGATATCATTAGAGCTTTTCTAGATAACGGATTGCCCTCAGAGGCAATGGACATATATGAAGAAATGAGACAGTCTCCTGAGCCTCCCCTTTCATTGCCTTTTCGCGTGATATTAAAAGGGCTCATTCCCTATCCAGaattaagagagaaaataaaagatgacTTCTTAGAGATTTTCCCAGGTATGATCATCTACGACCCCCCAGAGGACTTGTTCGAAGATAATGAACAACACAAGGATAGAGATAACTAG
- the LOC114375160 gene encoding pentatricopeptide repeat-containing protein At1g62350 isoform X1 encodes MPMRVAVAAVVRVGSRNWARWASGVASSPTLSIWRRKKEMGKEGLVVAKELKRLRSDLVWLDLFIQSSVSRLLKSDLVAVLVEFQRQNQVFLCTKLYDIVRKEIWYRPDMFFYRDMLMMLARNKRVEEAKSVWGDLKEEEVLFDQHTFGDIIRAFLDNGLPSEAMDIYEEMRQSPEPPLSLPFRVILKGLIPYPELREKIKDDFLEIFPGMIIYDPPEDLFEDNEQHKDRDN; translated from the exons ATGCCGATGCGTGTTGCGGTTGCTGCAGTGGTGCGAGTGGGCTCACGTAACTGGGCCCGGTGGGCTTCAGGTGTGGCCTCGAGCCCAACCCTTTCGATATGGCGGCGAAAGAAGGAGATGGGGAAGGAAGGGCTGGTGGTGGCCAAAGAGCTGAAGAGGCTCCGGTCGGACCTGGTCTGGCTCGACCTCTTCATCCAGTCCAGCGTCTCCCGCTTGCTCAAGTCCGACCTCGTCGCCGTCCTCGTCGAGTTCCAGAGACAGAACCAAGTCTTCCTATGCACCAAG TTGTATGATATAGTCCGGAAAGAAATATGGTATCGGCCAGACATGTTTTTTTATAGGGACATGCTTATGATGCTTGCGCGAAACAAAAGGGTGGAAGAAGCTAAGAGTGTTTGGGGTGATTTGAAAGAGGAGGAAGTTTTATTTGATCAGCATACGTTCGGAGATATCATTAGAGCTTTTCTAGATAACGGATTGCCCTCAGAGGCAATGGACATATATGAAGAAATGAGACAGTCTCCTGAGCCTCCCCTTTCATTGCCTTTTCGCGTGATATTAAAAGGGCTCATTCCCTATCCAGaattaagagagaaaataaaagatgacTTCTTAGAGATTTTCCCAGGTATGATCATCTACGACCCCCCAGAGGACTTGTTCGAAGATAATGAACAACACAAGGATAGAGATAACTAG
- the LOC114374637 gene encoding serine/threonine-protein kinase UCNL-like yields the protein MAEELKLDNLKAVKVLGKGGMGTVFLVQLENNNSHVALKVVDKSSSHHDAPRRARWEMNVLSRLSHSHPFLPSLLGSFHSQNLMGWAVPYCPGGDLNALRYRQTDHVFSPAVIRFYVAEILCALQHLHSMNIAYRDLKPENVLIQQSGHVTLTDFDLSRTLSPSVNIPSNTTTPPPSRKHRRWVPLPLPLHAKNKNPKPARVSPVNRRKLSFVRSNSFVGTEEYIAPEVLRAEGHDFSVDWWALGVLTYEMLYGTTPFKGTNRKETFRNVLFKPPEFVGKKTALTDLIMGLLEKDPTKRLGYVRGASEIKEHQFFRGVKWDLLTEVLRPPFIPSRDDVDATTTKSFAAGLDIKGYFQSLKSPPSLPPSPLRSPSFEFQNNVSLPEF from the coding sequence ATGGCGGAGGAGCTGAAGCTGGACAACCTTAAAGCAGTGAAAGTGTTAGGCAAAGGAGGCATGGGCACCGTGTTCCTGGTCCAACTAGAAAACAACAACTCCCACGTGGCACTGAAAGTCGTAGACAAATCATCCTCCCACCACGACGCTCCTCGACGCGCCCGCTGGGAAATGAACGTCCTCTCTCGCTTATCCCATTCGCACCCCTTCCTCCCTTCCTTATTGGGCTCATTCCACTCCCAAAACTTAATGGGCTGGGCCGTCCCTTACTGCCCCGGCGGCGACCTCAACGCCCTCCGCTACCGCCAAACTGATCACGTCTTCTCCCCCGCCGTCATCCGCTTCTATGTCGCCGAGATCCTCTGCGCTCTCCAACACCTCCATTCCATGAACATCGCCTACCGCGACCTCAAACCCGAAAACGTCCTCATCCAGCAATCCGGACACGTCACCCTCACCGACTTCGACCTCTCCCGTACCCTCTCTCCCTCCGTTAATATTCCCTCCAACACCACTACTCCTCCTCCTTCCCGCAAACACCGCCGCTGGGTCCCACTCCCACTCCCACTCCACGCTAAAAACAAAAACCCCAAGCCCGCCCGAGTCAGCCCGGTCAACCGACGCAAACTCAGTTTCGTGCGATCCAACTCCTTCGTCGGCACCGAGGAGTACATCGCGCCGGAGGTCCTCCGCGCCGAGGGGCACGACTTCTCCGTCGACTGGTGGGCCCTCGGAGTTCTGACCTACGAGATGCTCTACGGAACGACGCCGTTCAAGGGGACGAATCGCAAGGAGACGTTTCGAAACGTGTTGTTCAAGCCGCCGGAGTTTGTGGGGAAGAAAACGGCGTTGACGGACCTCATCATGGGCTTGCTCGAAAAGGACCCCACCAAGCGTTTGGGTTACGTTCGAGGCGCTAGTGAGATCAAGGAGCATCAGTTCTTTAGAGGGGTTAAGTGGGACCTACTAACGGAGGTTCTGCGCCCGCCGTTTATTCCGTCGAGAGACGACGTCGACGCAACAACGACCAAGTCTTTCGCTGCGGGACTTGACATAAAGGGATACTTTCAGAGCTTAAAATCACCGCCGTCTCTGCCCCCTTCGCCGTTACGCTCACCGTCCTTTGAGTTTCAGAATAATGTTTCTTTACCGGAATTCTGA